From Camelina sativa cultivar DH55 chromosome 7, Cs, whole genome shotgun sequence, one genomic window encodes:
- the LOC104704761 gene encoding uncharacterized protein LOC104704761, translating into MEMDLSGTMTNQGSNFRKFEIDSSTSSSSSDHQFHSMNALEILRETVRILRYNLGAFMLIALLLICPVSAILLPNLLVDQSVVNSLTVRLLLVSKSSGLPLLPFVRNSSAVVYSVDCTYSRKKVVMSKFVVIMQRLWKRLVITYLWICTVIVVCLTSFCVFLVAVCSSFYVLGFSPDFSAYGAILVGLVFSVVFANVIIICNTTIVISILEDVSGPEALLRASDLIKGQTQVGLLIFLGSTIGLTFVEGLFEHRVKSLSYGDGSSRLWEGPLLVVMYSFVVLIDTMMSAVFYFSCRSYSMEAVEALEASGEIVSQDLSLL; encoded by the exons ATGGAAATGGATTTATCTGGGACGATGACGAATCAAGGATCAAACTTTCGGAAATTTGAGATTGATTCatcgacatcatcatcatcctctgatCATCAGTTTCACTCGATGAATGCGCTTGAGATCTTGAGAGAAACCGTACGAATCCTCCGGTATAATCTCGGTGCTTTCATGTTAATCGCACTTCTTTTGATCTGCCCTGTTTCAGCTATTCTGTTACCTAACCTTTTAGTTGATCAATCCGTTGTTAATTCACTCACTGTGAGGCTTCTCTTAGTTTCGAAATCAAGTGGTCTTCCTTTGTTGCCTTTTGTGAGAAACTCTT CTGCTGTGGTTTACTCTGTGGATTGCACTTACTCTAGGAAAAAAGTTGTCATGTCCAAGTTTGTGGTGATAATGCAGAGACTATGGAAACGTCTTGTGATCACTTACTTGTGGATTTGTACTGTGATTGTTGTTTGTCTCACTTCCTTCTGTGTGTTTCTTGTCGCGGTGTGTAGCTCGTTTTATGTTCTTGGATTCTCTCCTGATTTCAGTGCTTACGGAGCTATCTTAGTTGGTTTGGTGTTCTCAGTAGTGTTTGCTAATGTTATCATTATCTGCAACACTACGATCGTGATCTCGATTCTTGAAGATGTTTCCGGGCCAGAAGCGTTGCTGAGAGCGAGTGATCTGATTAAAGGACAGACTCAGGTTGGTTTGTTGATATTTCTAGGATCGACAATAGGATTGACGTTTGTGGAAGGGTTGTTTGAGCATAGAGTGAAGAGTTTGAGTTATGGAGATGGGTCTTCGAGGTTATGGGAAGGTCCACTTCTTGTGGTGATGTATTCCTTTGTGGTGCTTATTGATACAATGATGAGTGCTGTGTTCTATTTTAGTTGCCGGTCTTATAGTATGGAAGCTGTTGAAGCTTTGGAAGCTTCTGGAGAAATCGTGTCCCAAGATTTATCtcttctttaa
- the LOC104704762 gene encoding uncharacterized protein LOC104704762, whose product MATKSLLQKGIRKNIRSGFSTRVWEDNWIPTIPARPTKDNGRSKDPNLYVNHLIDFETKEWKQDRLHELVDPQDITLILGLKPNRTFMLDDYVWVHTRSDQYTMKSGYLVATEESSRSQEVVEPSLTRLKGRVWKLKAPRKIKHFIWQAISGCIAACSWLVDRHCGTDRTCPRCGADEESINYVLFECPPALQVWALSHIPTSPGAFPCSSLYSNLDFLFWGAKDQSIKSSLLDSFPWMLWYIWKAKNNKVFNNKDTLPPDTRDIAYSEIVNWKVAQEMGREEIEKDESEESLVTHTQGGVPVCRFDASWKYTDGTAGLGFELQGASQTVYGTKGLTRQLTPLHAELEGLLWAMEMMLLSGYNKVRFETDCSSIPKILAEMEDWPVFITELENFTRLRENFSVFSISFIARTNNVCADCLAKSARVRGNFFSHVSSQIPEWLAQEANLFDFKHGK is encoded by the coding sequence ATGGCGACGAAATCTCTGCTCCAAAAAGGTATCCGGAAAAATATCCGCTCAGGTTTTAGCACAAGGGTCTGGGAAGATAACTGGATCCCCACTATACCAGCTAGGCCGACGAAGGATAATGGCAGATCCAAAGATCCAAATCTTTACGTAAATCACCTTATTGATTTCGAGACGAAAGAGTGGAAACAAGACAGGCTGCATGAATTAGTGGACCCCCAAGATATCACTCTGATTTTAGGTTTAAAGCCAAATAGGACATTCATGTTGGATGACTATGTCTGGGTACACACGAGATCAGACCAATATACTATGAAATCGGGGTACTTAGTTGCTACAGAAGAGTCATCACGGAGTCAGGAGGTAGTGGAGCCAAGTCTAACAAGGTTAAAGGGTCGGGTGTGGAAGCTTAAAGCGCCGAGGAAGATCAAACATTTCATATGGCAGGCGATCTCTGGTTGTATTGCTGCTTGCAGCTGGTTAGTTGATCGTCATTGTGGAACAGATAGAACTTGCCCGAGATGCGGTGCTGATGAAGAGTCAATAAACTACGTTCTGTTTGAATGTCCACCGGCCCTTCAGGTATGGGCACTATCGCACATCCCGACTTCTCCGGGGGCTTTCCCGTGTTCCTCTTTGTACTCAAACCTAGATTTCCTCTTCTGGGGCGCAAAGGATCAAAGCATTAAATCCTCCCTTTTGGACTCGTTTCCATGGATGTTATGGTACATCTGGAAGGCCAAGAATAACAAGGTCTTTAATAATAAGGATACGTTACCGCCGGACACGAGAGACATTGCATACTCTGAGATAGTAAACTGGAAAGTAGCTCAGGAAATGGGACGAGAGGAGATAGAGAAGGATGAGTCAGAGGAGTCTTTAGTGACGCATACACAAGGAGGTGTTCCCGTGTGCCGCTTTGATGCTTCCTGGAAGTATACTGATGGTACAGCGGGGCTGGGTTTTGAGTTGCAGGGAGCTTCGCAAACGGTATACGGCACCAAGGGACTCACACGACAACTTACCCCTCTTCACGCAGAGCTAGAAGGTCTGCTTTGGGCGATGGAAATGATGCTTTTAAGCGGTTATAATAAAGTGAGGTTCGAAACAGATTGCTCAAGCATTCCTAAGATACTTGCTGAGATGGAAGACTGGCCAGTGTTTATTACGGAGTTGGAAAACTTCACTAGGTTGAGAGagaatttctctgttttttcgaTTTCATTTATTGCTAGAACAAACAATGTCTGTGCCGATTGTCTCGCCAAGAGCGCTCGAGTACGTGGTAACTttttttcccatgtaagctcgCAGATTCCGGAGTGGTTGGCTCAGGAGGCTAACCTATTCGATTTTAAGCATGGGAAATAG
- the LOC104701572 gene encoding protein argonaute 7-like: protein MEDKTKTQSHHHHHHHHNSTKHISNSKSRTPLVHKPYHHVQTNPPPFLLHPSSHQNLSLQSSYYYYYYCYFYSQFHNSLPPPPLLPPPPLPLPPLLPLPPPSPHSMTRFHKSLPVSQVVERKQQQQHQKKKIQVSEHKANNKVSGSLATEAEAALVVARRPDFGGQEGSVIYLLANHFLVKFDPLQRIYHYNVEISPQPSKEIARMIKQKLVETEQNSFSGVVPVFDGRKNIYSPVEFQDDRLEFFVNLPVPSCKAVMSSGDLREKQPPKKIDKVFRVNMRLVSKFDGKKEQRKEGEDWAPLPPEYIHALDVILRENPMEKCTAIGKSFYSSSMGGSKEIGGGAVGLRGFFQSLRQTQQGLALNIDLSITAFHESIGVIAYLQKRLEFLKDLPRNKGRELSLEEKREVEKALKNIRVFVCHRETVQRYRVYGLTEETTEKLWFPDRDGKQLRLMSYFKDHYGYEIQYKNLPCLQISRARPCYLPMELCMICEGQKFLGKLSDDQAAKIMKMGCQKPNERKAIIDKVMAGSVGPSSENQTREFNLEVSKEMTLLKGRILQPPKLKLDRPKNLKESKVFKGTRIERWALMSIGGSWDQKSTIPKFINELTQKCEHLGVFLSKNTIRSTFFEPSHILNNITLLESKLKEIQRAASNNLQLIICVMEKKHKGYGDLKRIAETRIGVVTQCCLYPNITKLSSQFVSNLALKINAKIGGSMTELYNSIPSHIPRLLRPDEPVIFMGADVTHPHPFDDCSPSVAAVVGSINWPEANRYVSRMRSQTHRQEIIQDLDLMVKELLDDFYKAVNKLPNRIIFFRDGVSETQFKKILQDELQSIKAACSKFQDYNPSITFAVVQKRHHTRLFRCEPDHENIPQGTVVDTVITHPKEFDFYLCSHLGVKGTSRPTHYHILWDENEFTSDELQRLVYNLCYTFVRCTKPISIVPPAYYAHLAAYRGRLYIERSSESNGGGSMNHHPSSVSRVGPPKTIPLPKLSDNVKNLMFYC from the exons ATGGAAGATAAAACTAAAActcaaagtcatcatcatcatcatcatcatcataacagTACAAAACATATCTCCAATTCCAAATCAAGAACACCTCTTGTCCACAAGCCTTATCACCATGTTCAAACAAATCCTCCTCCTTTTCTCTTGCACCCTTCTTCTCACCAAAACCTCAGTCTTCAGTCTAGctactactactattactaCTGCTACTTCTACTCTCAATTTCACaactctcttcctcctcctcctcttcttcctcctcctcctcttcctcttcctcctctacttcctcttcctcctccttcaccTCACTCAATGACCCGTTTCCACAAATCTCTCCCTGTTTCTCAAG TTGTGGAGAggaagcagcaacaacaacatcagaagaagaagatacaagtTTCTGAACATAAAGCCAACAACAAAGTGAGTGGGTCCTTAgcaacagaagcagaagcagcaCTAGTGGTTGCTAGAAGACCAGACTTTGGTGGTCAAGAAGGTTCTGTCATTTATCTCCTCGCCAACCATTTTCTTGTCAAGTTCGATCCTTTACAGAGGATTTACCATTACAACGTTGAGATTTCGCCACAACCTTCAAAGGAGATAGCTCGGATGATTAAACAGAAGCTTGTGGAGACAGAACAGAACAGTTTCTCTGGTGTTGTTCCAGTTTTTGACGGTAGGAAAAACATTTACAGCCCTGTTGAGTTTCAGGACGATAGGCTTGAGTTCTTTGTTAATCTCCCTGTACCATCTTGCAAAGCTGTGATGAGTTCCGGTGACTTGCGTGAGAAGCAACCTCCGAAGAAGATTGATAAAGTGTTTAGGGTTAATATGAGGCTTGTGTCCAAGTTTGATGGGAAGAAGGAACAGAGaaaggaaggagaagattgGGCTCCTCTGCCTCCAGAATACATTCATGCTCTTGATGTGATCTTGAGGGAGAATCCAATGGAGAAGTGTACAGCTATTGGAAAATCGTTTTACTCAAGTTCTATGGGTGGTTCCAAAGAGATTGGTGGAGGAGCTGTTGGACTCAGAGGGTTCTTCCAGAGTCTTAGACAGACTCAGCAAGGTTTAGCCCTTAACATTGATCTCTCAATCACAGCTTTCCATGAAAGCATTGGAGTAATAGCTTACTTGCAGAAGCGGCTCGAGTTTCTCAAGGACCTTCCTAGGAACAAAGGTAGAGAATTGAGTCTGgaggaaaagagagaagtgGAGAAAGCACTTAAGAACATAAGAGTCTTTGTTTGCCATAGAGAAACAGTTCAAAGGTATCGTGTTTACGGGTTAACAGAGGAGACTACAGAGAAGTTATGGTTTCCGGATAGAGATGGGAAGCAATTAAGGCTTATGAGCTACTTTAAAGATCATTATGGTTACGAGATTCAGTATAAGAACTTGCCGTGTCTGCAGATCAGTAGGGCGAGACCTTGTTACCTTCCTATGGAACTATGTATGATCTGTGAAGGTCAAAAGTTTCTTGGGAAGCTTTCAGATGATCAAGCTGCAAAGATTATGAAAATGGGTTGCCAAAAACCAAATGAAAGGAAAGCTATTATTGATAAGGTTATGGCAGGATCGGTTGGTCCATCAAG CGAAAACCAAACAAGAGAGTTCAACCTCGAGGTTTCGAAAGAAATGACATTGCTCAAAGGAAGAATACTTCAGCCTCCAAAGCTTAAACTTGACCGGCCAAAGAACCTTAAAGAAAGTAAAGTTTTCAAAGGAACTCGAATCGAGAGATGGGCTTTGATGAGTATTGGAGGAAGCTGGGATCAGAAATCTACTATCCCCAAGTTCATAAATGAGCTCACTCAAAAGTGTGAGCATTTGGGAGTCTTCCTAAGCAAGAACACAATAAGAAGCACCTTCTTTGAACCATCACACATTCTCAACAACATTACACTTCTCGAGTCGAAACTGAAGGAGATTCAAAGAGCGGCGTCTAACAATCTCCAGTTGATTATCTGTGTAATGGAGAAAAAACATAAAGGGTATGGAGATCTAAAAAGGATAGCAGAGACAAGAATTGGCGTTGTGACACAATGCTGCTTATACCCTAACATCACTAAGCTCAGTTCTCAGTTTGTTTCAAACTTAGCTCTTAAGATTAATGCCAAAATAGGTGGATCCATGACCGAGCTCTACAACTCGATACCTTCTCACATACCAAGACTCCTTAGACCTGATGAGCCTGTGATCTTCATGGGAGCTGATGTAACGCATCCTCATCCGTTTGATGATTGTAGCCCTTCAGTAGCGGCTGTGGTTGGGAGCATAAACTGGCCAGAAGCTAACAGATACGTCTCAAGAATGAGATCTCAGACTCATAGGCAAGAGATCATTCAAGATCTTGACTTGATGGTCAAGGAACTTCTTGACGATTTCTACAAAGCCGTTAACAAGCTTCCGAATCGGATCATATTCTTCAGAGACGGTGTGAGCGAGACACAGTTCAAGAAAATCCTCCAAGACGAGCTTCAATCAATCAAAGCCGCTTGTTCCAAGTTCCAAGATTACAATCCGAGCATCACATTCGCAGTGGTCCAGAAAAGACACCACACGAGGCTGTTCCGATGCGAGCCAGACCATGAGAACATCCCTCAAGGCACAGTGGTTGATACAGTGATAACTCATCCGAAAGAGTTTGATTTCTATCTCTGTAGCCATTTGGGAGTGAAGGGAACGAGCAGACCAACGCATTACCACATCCTATGGGACGAGAACGAGTTCACTTCAGATGAGTTGCAGAGACTTGTGTATAACTTGTGTTACACTTTCGTGAGATGCACGAAACCTATTTCGATTGTACCACCGGCTTATTATGCTCACCTAGCAGCGTACAGAGGAAGACTTTACATTGAGAGATCATCTGAATCTAATGGAGGAGGATCCATGAATCATCATCCTTCCTCTGTGTCTCGAGTTGGTCCGCCAAAGACTATTCCTCTCCCTAAATTAAGTGATAATGTCAAGAATCTCATGTTTTATTGCTGA